ACGGTCGATCCCGTGTCGTCGATGGCCACGTCGCCCAGCGTCACGTGCTGGGATCGGAAGCAGGGCTTTTCGGCCTCTTTGGTTCGTGGTGCGGCCAAGACATCCACCAGCGACTGAATCTCATCCGAGGTTAATCCCCTCCGGATCGAGAGCACTTCCACGCCTTTGTCGCGAAGAGCGACCGCGAGGTCTCCGGTTCCCTTGCCCCGACCGCCGAGCAAGCGATCGTCGACGAAAATCTGATCGTCGATGATCACAAACGTGCGCTGATCGCGGTCCGCGAACAGGTCGTTGATCGCGTATTGCAATGAGGCCACCCCGGCGAGCGCTTGAGGGTGACTTGCGGGATACAACGTCCGGTCGGTCAAGACCTTGCCGATCGCCCGCAGGAACCGCTCGGCCGCGTCCACACGGGTCGCGGGCCCGGGTTCGGCCGGCGCGCCGCCGGCACGAGCGAGGTTGCCGTCAAACGGGGTCTTGGGGGCTGACATGAGCCGTCTCAGCAGGCGCGTCCTGGGGCACTTCTGGCGCGGTTTCGGTGTCTGTCTCCGCGGGAACGCTTCGGGGTTGCTCCTGGATTGGGCCGGGGACGAGGGTCGTCCGCGTTTCTTCCCGCCCGCGGATGGCGGCCAGGGCTCTGGTCGCGGCGGACCGCAGCGCCCGGGTCTTTCGCCATGACCAAAAGCGGAACAAATGATGCCGCGTCACCGCGTTCAGGAGGGGCACCATGACAGACGTCCCGGTCTGTTCGATCACCCGCAGCAGCGCGATCTGGCGCTCGCGCTGCCTCCCGCTCGAGTCTTGAAGTAACCGATCGCTCGCCAACTGCAGCGACGCCTCGTCGGGGCTCGACACCAGATGCGTGACGGCGGCTCGAAACACCTTGGGGTCGTCATCGTCCAACGCGCCCCTGAGGGCTTGCAGGAACGCGTGGCCGCGAGGGGCCAACGTTCCCAGCGTCTGAAAGGCGGCGAGGCGGACCTGGGCCGACTGATGCTGCAGGCATCGCGTGACTTCGGGGACCGCCTGCACCGCGACCAGATCGCGGAGCAAGAGCAACATGTTGCGCACGACGTACCACTGCGCGTGCCGAAGGCGTTCGGTCGCCAGCGGGACCACCGCATCGCCGCAGTCGCGCAGCAGCGCGAGCAGGCGCTTGCGCGCTTTGAGATTCTGCTCGCTTTCCAGCTTGTCGAGCAGCAACGGAATAATGCTGGGTCCGACGATTTCCAGGAGCTGGGCGAGCACGTCGCGTTGTTGCCGGTGATCAGCGCCGCCCTCGAGGGGCCCGAGCAGGTGGTGCGCGAAGTCGGCCTGAAAGAGGGTGACCACGCATTCCCGGAAGAACTCGCGTTGGTCGTCCGCTGCCGAGGCGTACCGTTTTCCCAGGATCGTGATCGCTTCGTTGAACACGGAAGAGGCGTGGTCGCCCGTGCCCCTGGCGATCAACTCCCGTAACGAAGCGACGGTCCGACTGTATTGTTCCGTCGATCGGATCGGGGCTTCGAGCATTTCCAGCATGATGAGCGCCAAGTGGTGATCGACCGCCCCGTCATCGAACTCCGCGGCGCCTGCCGGCGATCCCGCGGTCGGGGAAAGCGCGTGTTCGGAGAATTCTTCGTCGAGCAGGGCGCGGTATTGCGCCGGATAGAACGTCCGGTCCGCCCGCTTGGTGAGCAGTTCCTGTAGCAGGTCCTTTTGATCGCCAAGCTTGGTTTCGAGCGATGCGGCCAGGGTCTGGTCGGATTCCGCCAGGGTCACGAATTTTTTCAGTAAACTCAACGTGGGCAGCGACACGTTGCGGTTGGAGACCTGGAGCTGCTCAAGGATTTCGACCAGCATGGGTGCGGGGAGCGCATCCGCGAGAGCCTCCGCGGCCGTGCTCTCTTGACCCGCAGGGTCGAGTGCCGCGCGGAAGAGTCGCTGGCGGACCTCCGGGCTGAGATTGGCGAACAGGCGGTGGAGCTGTTGATTCATCTGGGCGCGCTGTTCCCTGGACGCGGTCGACGTGGCTTTTTCGTGAAGATAGCTCACGATGGTCCGCTCGTAGGACTGCTCGCCGGTCTTTCGTTGCAAGCCCATGAGGTTGATGGCGGCAGCGAGTTGTTCGGCGTCCACAGCTTCCGCGTCGTTCGACGAGAGGGTGGCGCGAGATTCGTCGGACAACTCCCCGGTCATGAGGCGATTGACCAGGCCGCGCCAGAGGTGCGGCGCTTCGGTCTGGTCGGCGCCGGCCGAATCGGCGTCGGTCGCGGCGTCGCGGTCTTTGACGGCTCCCTGGAAGCTGATGAACTGAAACGCGATGGAAGGCACTTCTCGGCAGAACCGCTCGATCGACTGGTCGCGTTCCTCAGGCGATGCCAATCCCCGGCACTCGGCCAGTACTTGGAGAAAGCCGTGGATATCGGCCTCGGTCGCCTCTCTGCGGAACGTCACGCCCGCCACATTGATCTGATTCAGCAGCCTGGCGAGTTCGCGAACAACCGGGTTGCCGGTTGCGATGGGAGCGCCTTGGTACAGGATTTCGTCCTTGGTCACCCCGATCTGGAGCGCGTCGTGCGATCCAAGCACGGCGTGATACTGCGCGGTGAGCGACGCCACCACTTGCGGGATAATTGCGTGAGCACCCGAGTACATGGAGTATTTTCTGATCCCGACTTGCAGGTCGGTCAGCAGGCGCATGAGTTCGTGCGGATTGACGGTCGGCGCCGTGGTTGGAAGCGGGCTGTCCAAGATTCCGGGCCTCCTGGTCGCGCCCGACAACGGTACCGCCAATCCTCAGACTGTCAACCCGCAATGTTCGAAATCTCCGATTAATTCAGTGGGTTAGAAACAGTCTTGCGCGGCGGCTCTGGCGATTGCGCTCGGATTGCCGATCCGGTATGCTGGGACCTCCTCTTCGGACGCCTCGGATGCCCCGGACCATTGGCCAGGTTGAAGCAGAGATCGCTGCCGCGCTCATCCAGTTTGAGAAGGACTTCTTGGGGCGTGGCCCCAAAGAGACGAAGGCGTACATCATCGACGACATGGTGCTGATCCGGCTCAAAGGCGTGCTCACGCCGGCGGAACAGCAACTGGCGAAGAACGCGGAAGGGAC
This region of Nitrospirota bacterium genomic DNA includes:
- a CDS encoding HEAT repeat domain-containing protein; the protein is MDSPLPTTAPTVNPHELMRLLTDLQVGIRKYSMYSGAHAIIPQVVASLTAQYHAVLGSHDALQIGVTKDEILYQGAPIATGNPVVRELARLLNQINVAGVTFRREATEADIHGFLQVLAECRGLASPEERDQSIERFCREVPSIAFQFISFQGAVKDRDAATDADSAGADQTEAPHLWRGLVNRLMTGELSDESRATLSSNDAEAVDAEQLAAAINLMGLQRKTGEQSYERTIVSYLHEKATSTASREQRAQMNQQLHRLFANLSPEVRQRLFRAALDPAGQESTAAEALADALPAPMLVEILEQLQVSNRNVSLPTLSLLKKFVTLAESDQTLAASLETKLGDQKDLLQELLTKRADRTFYPAQYRALLDEEFSEHALSPTAGSPAGAAEFDDGAVDHHLALIMLEMLEAPIRSTEQYSRTVASLRELIARGTGDHASSVFNEAITILGKRYASAADDQREFFRECVVTLFQADFAHHLLGPLEGGADHRQQRDVLAQLLEIVGPSIIPLLLDKLESEQNLKARKRLLALLRDCGDAVVPLATERLRHAQWYVVRNMLLLLRDLVAVQAVPEVTRCLQHQSAQVRLAAFQTLGTLAPRGHAFLQALRGALDDDDPKVFRAAVTHLVSSPDEASLQLASDRLLQDSSGRQRERQIALLRVIEQTGTSVMVPLLNAVTRHHLFRFWSWRKTRALRSAATRALAAIRGREETRTTLVPGPIQEQPRSVPAETDTETAPEVPQDAPAETAHVSPQDPV